The following is a genomic window from Labeo rohita strain BAU-BD-2019 chromosome 11, IGBB_LRoh.1.0, whole genome shotgun sequence.
ttaatttaaaaaaaaaaaaaattttttttttttttttaaagttatccCTTTAGGCTTTCTGGTGTATTAAGGTAGCCTACAAGGTTATTGACTGGCTGAGAGTTATTAGCTTCAATTGCTGGTTGACAGGCTATTGTTAGATCAGAAAAGGTATATTTATTGACTGGCTAAACTTTAACCTTTGTCCACTTATGTGgaaatttgttcattcattcttaaATAGTCTTTCACATAAAGGTGAGTGAAttagtgaatgaatgaaaataaaatataattaaatctaaaaaatgaatttataaccTCTTCAGGTCAGAATGTACCATGTGCAGTCCCTAAAGTTCAGAAATCCTGTAAGGTAAGACATGTATTTTAAGGAaattcttatatatttttttgcattgaatAGATAGATACAGCATGTTATGTgatgattacatttttactaatttttataaaaattccTTAATTTCAGTTCACCCCTGTGCAATGTCAGTCTCAACCAGTGAAACAAACCCAATGCTGTTCTCAAGGtgagtttttctttgtttgtttgtttttgtttgtatgttttatttagaatctgcaaaatgttaattatgttgcagacctgaataagatatttaaaaaaaaaaaagacattttacatatggtctacaagagaaaataatagtcgaatttataaaaatgaacctgTTCAATATTACATACTGCTGATTCTTGTtcttgtatttgaacccttcccaacaatgactgtatgattttgtgatctgtcttttcacacttgaggacaactgagtgcctcatatgcaactattacagaaggcttaaacgctcactgatgctccagaggcaaaactgatgcattaagagccggggtgaaaaccttttttttttttttttttttttttttttttttttttttttttttttaaataagtactgcccttcagaatctacagaagatacttgcatgtttcgcagaagacaaaataagataaatttaCCATGATATTCAAATTCTAAACGTTTTCACCTCCCGGCTCTCAATGcgttgtttccttctgaagcatcactgagcgtttgaaccttctgtaatagttgcatatgagtccctcagttcagattgatctcaaaatcatacaatcatttttggaaagggttcaaatacatagaaaaaaaaaaaacaaataatttgtgtgacctgaaggatttttctgaagaacagcaggcagttcagGTAACAACTGGGTCatctttataaattcaactattattttctctacaCATTTctcatgcattttatatgatctgtcttattatagtaaaataacgttttgcagattctgcaaggtgtatgtaaacttttgacctcaactgtatattagtACATATGGATGACATTAATGACTTGCCTTTGGTCTGTTTCTAGAGTTTAAAAATTTGAAGCTTTCAGTGCCTGAAACAGGGACACAACATCAACAGGCAAGAAATCGGCCTCTTACTGTACTAATACTGTAAACCGTAATCATGGCAAAGTCTATCATATTTTCtgatggttattttatttatgagtAGGTTATAAGACGTTCCTCCCACTGTCTGTGTGTCTGCTAGGCTTTAATGGCGGAGTATATAATGAATCCAGAGCAGAGGGGGCTGTGTGTTATTATCGACTGTGTTGGCTTTGATGGCGGTAAGTTCGTCTcataacatcaaattaaaagtGTGATACAGAGTGTGTATTAAACATTGAAGTAATCAGAAATGGGGTCTTTTTTTTGACCTTGGGTTTTTTAGGTAAACTTGTTTGCAACTATAATGATGTCAGTGTTTGGGAGGGGGGgagattacatttttaaaaactcccaTTGTAAATCCCTGGTTTTCTAAAGAAACTCATTTAATCACATGTAGGGATAAAAGTACGGTTAATATGAAAAGGGAACAGAAAACATCTGTATCTAAACATCTACATTGTGTCCTTTCAGAGATGTTAAACCAGACATTTCAGTGTCTTGGTTTCACGGTCATTTTCCACTCTCTCCTGGGTCTAAAAGAAACCCAGAAGGTCTTGGAAGACCTGACCCGCAACAGGATCCTTCAGCGGGTCAGTTGCTTTATCTGCTGCATCATCAGCAGGGGAACAGACAATTATCTGTTGGCTACGGACTCTAGCAGCATTGGCATCAGGCTGGAGGATCTCAGGCAGCTTTTCAGCCCAACCCAGTGTCCCTCTCTGTGTGGGAAACCCAAACTCTTCTTTACCCAGATCTACAGAACCACACAAGCCCCAAATACACCATCAATGGATGATGAATACCTTGAGACAGATGCTCAGGCATGCCGTTATTCCAGAGGGCTACGTGCGGATGCAAGGGCTGTTCCAGTGTCTGCAGATGATCTTTGGAGCGTGTGCAGAGCAGAGACAAAGCTGCTGGAAGGGTCTGGCCACTGGTCGGTTTACCTGCATGCGTTAAACACTGCCTTGCTGAGGGGAAGAGAGAGGTATGGTcactgtttataatacattttaacattggtaaaagcaaatatttgaaatcatgcagtttcatgaacaATAAATGTTCTTGGTGTAGCATTTCATTCACTTTGAGGAAGAAGCATTTGATTTGttgttaacactttacaataaggtctcattttgttaacatttacatattaacTAACGTACTGTATGGTgatcaatgtttttttgttttttaattgttcattgttcatgtcaGTTCAGAGTGCATTAACCAATGCTAAagacattatatatacatattaagtACGTGCATACAATTTTTAACCACTAGATGTCGCACGGGAGCACCATATCTCCACATCATCCATACCCCCTTCATGCAACATATCAGAAAAACTCATAAATGAAATTGAGAATTTCTCAGAAAAtacaaaactgtaaataaaatttctctatttgtttttttccttttttttcttttaaatttgcaGAAGGATGCCTTTATTGGACGTCATGGAAGTGGTGAAGGGAAATGTGTTTAGTCACAATCAGCAAAATCCTGAGAATAAGTATCACACTGAATTCTCTCAAACACTACGCAAGAACCTTTACTTGTAACACTCAATATGTGCATCGCAACACAAACTACTTTCTTCCATACATGCACCctgcagttgtttttttttttagaatgtaacTATCGTTTGTGTCTGTATGGTGGATGAATAATCTCCGCATAGTACTGCCATAATAATTTGTTATACATCgttttatgtatttgtgtattattaatatttttatttattattgtgtaGTCACCTCCTGTGCAGCTAATACAAAGTGCTCTGTTTGCAGTCACAGTGCTCTTTactcattaattaatttaagtaTACCTTCAGTCATTAGTCAGCCTAAatgaagtttatttgtatagtgctttaCAAAAGAGCAGCTTTTCACAAAAATAGTGCCTTAATGCTTCAAAGGTGCAACGCAAAGTTGAATGGTGCAAGGAAAGCAACTCTATGAGTTGTTTAGGTGAATGGCAGAATCCAAACCCCATCCTACTCTGGCATGACATTTTACATGTGGTAAATATGTAGTTACATTGTATGCTGTAGTATTACTCATGTGtccattgaatacatttttaatgtgcaaaTTGTGATATTTGAGTATATTGTTGAGTAATCCATGTAACATATCCTTCTTTTGCTTATTTACACATCGATAAAAATCgcaatacatatttacataagcatgtaaaaacaaatatatccTTATTGTCTAATAGTTTTGATGTTCTAGGTACTACTGTATCAGTAGGCTGGAGTTTTGTGATATTAATGAGCGTAGTGGATTGTATCATAGAGTAGACCACATGGGGCTTTAAAAGTAAGTTGACAAGAAGTGATTAAATGTGAAGAGTACCTGTTTTATTATatctaattttaaatgcatatgtaGAATTTGTAAGTTACTTatcatatttatgtaattaatttattcccCCTTAAGAGGTTTATgaattccctggtgaaaaaaacagcatatgctggtaggtatgttttgatgctggtttaagctggtcctttgctggtttatcctggtccttagctggtttatgctggtccttagctggtttatgctggtcctttgctggttcatgctggtcctttaccagcaacatgaccagcaaaaaccagcaaaggacgagcttaaaccagcatcaaaacctacctaaccagcatatgctggttttttcaccagggttgggGATTCTCAACTGGTGGGCCTCAGTGATCCACCAAGGGGGCCGCGAGAtagcttaaaattaatttaaatattatcctaaaactgtttaatttcattattaatgttttaaattaaaatgattaaagcaCAGCCTCTCGTGTTCTGTAATTGATTGCTTGCTTACAGAATGAACGGCGGCTCAAAACTTCCTCCGCTGCACGCAGACTTCATTTTAGAGTCCTGCATGGGACTCATGTTTTAGTCCCGCTTCCGCAAGATTCTGTCCCGCTCCCATCCCCGGCATTCATGTTTTATCCCGCTCCTGCTCGCAAAAGCCCGCATAAAAGTAACCTATGTAGACATTTTCACTACATCGATGAAATGCACATGAAATGCATCTCGTAATTTCCACAAGATCTCGGCATAAACGCTGccgataaaatatttatttaggctAAGCATCAACATTTAGAAACGCTGCTATTCTTAAAAATTAAGCATCGGTTGCTGCGTGCATGCATGGCAGAATGCAAGCAAACAGCGCTCCCTTAAAGCTGACATCtcagttcatcgcgatctcatAAAGCTCTTATAACACAATGAATATATGCACAATGAATCACTATGTCTACACTTCGTGTGTTGTTATGAGAGGATTCGCGAGCACGCAACATTCAGCACTGTGCAAAAACTTATAAGCGGTGAGCAGATTCTAACTaaaacacctctgattggcaAATGCGTTCCAGAAATCACCAGATGGCTTCATTGCTTAAGCTGCAAACTGCCTGTTCTTGCCActgttaataatttttatgttatattagttgttattgttgttttagtttttttttagtttttttttttttttgtttaaatatttctattttgcgaTTCTTGAGAATCCTTTTATTCTTCCGCATGAATTTGTAGAGgagtattaagaataaaaatgcCTGAAATCTACTttgatctgtctttttttcccttcaatAAATTCATCTAGCTCTTCACTCTTCACCGCCTAGTATAAAACAACCTGCAAAGAGAGTCAGTGAATGAATCTTTGAGTGAAtacactaaaacattaaaatcatttgGATGATAAATCACACCTTTAGCAATTACAAATTCTCCCGCCATTGTAGAGTGGGCGCGTTGACCGTTAATTAGTCTTTTTGCTAACAAAAAAGATGAAGGTGAAAAGATTTCATAAACAAAAAGGTCGACCCATCTATTTAGGTAAGAGAACATAATCGTTCTTGTTTATGACTGACACTAAGTGtgcttcatttgtttgtttttagtcaaATGAACGTATTATTTCGGTAAGAGCACgtaattgttctttttttgtgacAGACACAGTACGTTTTATTCAGGTCTCTGGTGTTTGTAGTCAAATTTAAGTATTTCTCAAGCcgataccctggtgaaaaaaacagcatatgctggttaggtagattttgatgctggtttttgctggtcatgttgctggtcaaggtccagcataaaccagcaaaggaccatcttaaaccagcatcaataTCTActtaaccagcattccagcatcaaaacataaccagcatatgctggtagatttttcaccagggtaccctggtgaaaaaaacagcatatgctggtaggtatgttttgatgctgggatgctggttaggtatgtttttaatgctggtttaagttggtcatgttgctggtcaaggaccagcataaaccagcaaaggaccagcttaaaccagcatcaaaacataccgaccagcaaatgctgttcttttcaccAGGATAACAAGGTTAAACCTatgaaatggttttaaaaaagcacatgGCACTATAGTTTAATCACTTTACAGTTTCTTAATGACTGTCTTTGTGCAGTAACTCACCTGTCATAGTTAATGAGTGGGCAGATGACATGAGCCAATGTGCAAAGCTGCATTATAAAGACATGAGGACGCATACAGCTCCCGATGGGGACGAAGTTTGCGAGATTTTGTCCACAGAATGGTAAGaacatgcattattttatttcacacacaGTATACAACTTAAGCACTTCAAGCCATGCTCGTTTTCTTTCGTCATTGTTATACAGCGCCGGACACGGacagatttgctggtgtgcaaAACAAATTCTGTACAGGAATTCCTTAAGCTTATTGCTGTTACTGTGAGAGCCAAGAACAACTTAACCCTGAAAACATCTTTATATgtagttatatttataaaaaaagctTCAGTTTAATTCAGTCGATCTTTTTAAACCCAGTTTTAACTtggatttctatggagaccGAATCACGGGAGCACCCAAACGGAAGTTAGAATCCATTATGGCGGCGCTCATCGGTTACTCCGGGGAAAAAAGTGTGTTCATggttaagataatacattaaaataatgtggtaagacaccaatttgcagtaTCAATTAGCAAAACGAGcggttttgtacagctaaaaatagctggatgtggatgtGACTGGAAGCAAAACCCATTAaagttccctggtgaaaaaaacagcatatgctggtaggtatgttttgatgctgggctgctggtttaaactggtcctttgctggtttatgctggtccttgaccagcaacatgaccagcataaaccagcaaaggaccatcttaaaccacaatcaaaacatacctaccagcatatgctgtttttcagcagggttgtgGCTGAGGTTAATAGGTGATTATGATGAGAAGAGGTGGGAGTGTTTGGTTCTTTTTggcataaattatatatttcccACTGCATCAGGGGTAAACTTTAAGAAAACATTAGTGACTTGAAATACAGTGTATCATTTCTTGTAGAGGCCAGtttctgctgttgttttttttacttcgCTTACAAATGTAGGCCCGTTAGAAACTACAGATGTAGTACATTTGTTCAACAGTAGATTTTTTCTCTTGCACAGTTTTTGTGGAAATGAAGCTtatgtcaggttttttttttttttaaaaagtgtgacTAAAATGTGTGGAAACACCCTTGTGACACAACCAGTTTTCAAATAACCAGAAACTAgggctttatttttatatctcatGTGAGAAAaagttgttttcaaataaaagtgAGACGTTGCGgtgttattttagaatttaatttttttcaagtttagaCAGTGTGATTTTTCAGATCATAAAAGGCTACAAGAAGTGCACAACAATTTTCTATTCATACAAAAATTGGTCATTAAGACTTAAGACTTTTCTTaagaattaaagaaaaatctagGTAGGAAattctagaaaaaaaatgtaagcaatTCAAGTTCACAAAAATGTTCAATGCTGTGACGCTGATGGCACATggagattaaaaaaacatttctattggaccttatattaaaaaaaaacaatcagtaAACAATGGTTATTAAAATTAGAGGCGCttatatttctgtttcacaGCCTTTCATTTGTATCATATTAAACACAGCATCTAACCAAGGTTAATTCCGCTATCCAGAATTCCTCTTGATATTTAGAGCACTAGAACCTGCGTTTTTTTAGCCTACCTACAGTGGGTTGCTTTGAACGACTTGTGCTAGATGACCTGTGGTCACTGGTATCAAAATGAAAGCATGTAAACTACAAATCTTTACAGATGAAACTGCTTCAAAATCTTAATGTGTGCTCCCTCTTTACAAAACTTCAGCTTTTTGAGAGATTTCACTGGCTCAGTTGTCAGGTGATAGAAGTCAGGTTGCTTCTCATGATGATGGCATTGAAAACCTGAAATAACGGTAGATGTggaaaatgtatgcatttataaGCAATACCACTTTTGATCTCTATACGATCAGTCTTCCTTCCTCTTCTGTGATTTTCTACAGCAGCGTCTCCAGCAAAGTGCACAGCATTTCAATGTTGCTAGAGTTACAATGAGCACAATAAAAAGCAGGAAGCCGATCACATCTAGACTGTGGTACTGAAGCCAGTTCAGCTCATGAGCAGCGGGTCGCAGATGGTCTGCCCCCTTGTGTCTCATAACAAACTCTGTCCAGTAGACTGCAAGATCCAGTGGCTGCATGGGACGGTCATTGTGTATGGCCGACAGCTTCTCCATTCTTTGCTTATAGCTGCAGAACACCGCAAAAGAATTGCAATTATGTAagagaaaaacaatatttatgagaGACACGGtggaaaaacttttaaaaaccatCAAATTCTCACCTGTTGTCGGTAATAACGGTGTTGAGAGCATCGACCAGTGTTTCTGCAGTGATATCATGGATGCTGAGTACCACTCCCACCCCTCGACTTGCCATGCGGTGCACGTTGTCACCCTGGTCACCAAAAAGGGGAAGCATCACCATGGGAACACCATGACAGATGCCCTCATAGATTCCATGCGTCCCACCATGAGTGATAAAGGCTTTTGCTTTGGGGTGACCTTTAATAAATAACAAGAAATTAAAGTCACATTGCTTTTGACAGGACTAATTGGCTGACACATATagcagatgatgatgatgatgatgataagcTAGcgaaaaagttatttatttattcaaaccTGAAAATTGTTTTAGTACTGggaaaagttaataaaaaatattctggGTAAACATGTCAAATAAGTGCTGAAAcacttttgggtttttttgttatttcgagtttacatcgtgcaattctgacttttctattcttaaaattttaagatataaaactgtaaatgtgagtttaaaagtcagaattttgggACAAATTCGCAATTGAATTgcaaagggttttttttttctgtcaattctgagaaaagaaatcagaattaaaataataatctaataTTCCTAAtcgtcacaattctgactgtttttctcacaatttaaaatttacattgtgcaattctgattttttttcttaaaattgtgagatttaaacacAATTGAAAGAAGACAGTcatcttttttcccccagatttcgactttataattcacaattgagAGGCTTTTTTTGGTCtctcaattctaagaaaagttGCAATAAACCTGGtataatttcacaattctgactgtttttctcacaattttaaatttaaatttgtgcaattctgactacttattttttcttaaaattgcgaaatataaacttgcaattatgagtttaaaagtcagaattgtggaacAATCTTGCAATTGAAAGAAGACAACCATCTTTCTTTTCCCCcagattttgactttataactcgcaattgcaagggttttttgaaaaaaaaagaagaaaaaatgcaagatgtaaactcgcaattgcaaaaaaagagtcagaattgtaaacAAGTTACCacataattaaaagaaaatttagTGTCTTTTTTTCATGAGTTTTCATGAATTAAATTGGCCTCAGATTTTCGGATCCCACTGTTATGAAGCTTTGATTTGATGTAGTATAATGTTTTGCATCCTGATTTATTGATCCTTGCATGCAAAGGCACCAGTCACAAAAACCTATGGCTGaagatatttaaatttaaatagaatTCTGGAAGATCTATAGATATTCTGATATCTTAGAgcatcattttcttttaaaactctCCAGTATTTATATAGCTGAGCAGATTGCTCATTGGTCAAGCATCTGTGCCAATAGGACCACAGTTAATAGGATTAGCTAACATTATGAGTCTGAATAGGCTCTGCTCTCCAGTCATTGCAATCATACCTGACATGCCAAAGACTTTACACAGTTTGTTTAACAAAAGCTGCTTCTGTATTCTCGGTTTAATGATCTATGTTGTAGCTGGAATTTGTGGTTGCCTGACCCTTAACTTGCTACCCAAGGGATAAGCCAAGTGAATCCCTGaatttcacaataataaaatttcTCCCTTACGCTGGTCATCATGCACTTCTATTAAGACAAACAAAAATCCCTAATTCTGTATCTAACTAAAGTGGTTCCCTTTCGCATGAAATGGAGACAGCCcctcaaaaaatgcaaaaatatatactaaagtatatatttatacagtttATGCAATTGAATCCATTTTTTGATTCCATAGATTTTCAGTTAGGTTCCTATATCTCTGCTTTTctattgattattaaaaatcagAGCCCTGATGTTTTGGCTTCATGAagaattttaacattaaaacattaaaatagaccATTAAATGTTGTATGGTATGGGAAAAGTTTGTAAGTTACCCACTgcatagttaaaaaaaaaaaaaaaaaaaaaaacaaaaaaaacacaactagaGAAACTCACCAAGCAAGTCATTCTGTGGAAGCCACTTCATCAGCTTGACATTTTCTGGGACATTGTCAGGAATCTCACCTGTGTACCGCCAAAGAACCTAGAAAAAGTGACATTCAGCTGACagtttttattcaaaacaaattgCAACACACTTACTCCAGTTACCGTCCTCCTAAAGCTATCTTATGGACACAAGTCCATTAGAccactactttttttttgcaaggatGTAAGGATCTTTAAAAAGTGACAGACTCCTGCTGAGTCTAACAGAAATACTACCCGCTCTAGTAATGCAGCATCCTGCAGCGTGCCAAACCCTCTCTTCAGCACGCACAATAACTTTAATGAGAACAAGATGTTCCTGGACGTCCTCCACAGCTAAAGCTAAAGCTCTGTGTGCAGCCTCCACTTAGTTTTACACTTTAATGTGCTGAGAAAACAAGTGGGTAATGTAGACTCATAAACCCTACAATCCTTGACTAAGAGATTGAAGATCTGGGGTGCTAAACAGAATGGACTCAGGTCACGCACCACAATGTTTGCACAGAAGATACAGCTGTAAAAGCCTGGGATTACTAAATGTGTTTAGTTCAATGGATTATTTCACACTTTGTTTGACAAAACGTatcaaataatttgattcatgTAGTTTCTAAAACGTATGGTGTTCCAGCCTAAATTCTTTCTTACCCTTTGTGGAATCATACTGAAAGCCTTGAAGAAGATGGCAGCTTTCTCTTTTGGCATGGAGGAGACCAGAGAACCCAGACTGAATACCACAATACCATGCTCTCCAGAGCCCTTGACAAATTCCTCCACCTCCTGCAAAAGACAAAGAACAAGCCACAGAATAATAAgccaaaatgaaataatgaccTAGCGGAGAATAAGCAGGCATGTTTGCATTATGTACTCACACAGCTTCATCAATCAAGGCCCATGTCATCGCTTAATCAATACCAAACCGTAACCTTTTCATCTCACCAGCGTCTTTCCTACAGTTGAAGGACATTTTTGATTCTGCCAAAATGTTAAGTGatataccaaaataagagggatcatataaaatgcatgttattttttatttagtactgacctgaataagatattcaacataaaagacgtttatagtcctcaagagaaaatagtggaatttataaaaatgaccccgtttcgaaagtttacatacacttgattcttaatactgtgttgttacctgaatgatccacagctgtttttttgtttgtttgtttagtgatagttgttcatgagtcccttgtttgtcctaaacagctaaactgcctgctgttcttcagaaaaatccttcaggtcccacaaattctttgctttttgagcatttttgtgtatttgaaccctttccaacaatgattatTGGAATTACACAATTATTGTGTCTTCTGGAagcatgcaagtatcttctgtagcttctaaagagcagtactaaatgaaaaaaatatgatatttaggcaaaataagaaaaatgtacacatcttcattctgttcaaaagttttcaacccccagCTCTTactgcatcgtttttccttctgaagcatcagtgagtgtttgaaccttgtgtaatagttgcatatgagtccctcagttgtcctcggtatgaaaagatggatctcaaaatcatacagtcattgttggaaagggttcaaatacacaaaaatgctgaaaaaccaaagaatttgttggacctaaaagatttttctgaacaacagcaggcagtttaactgttcaagcatatgtaaactgttgaacagggcaatttttaaaaattcaactattattttctcttgtggactatatgtaaatgtcttttatgtgaaatatcttattcaggtcagtactaaataaaaaataacatgcattttatatgatccctttaattttggtaaaataaataacattttggagATTCTGGAAGGTATACTTTTAAGTAAATACAATTTTTCTGAACCTGCTTTGCACACATACAATTACATAGTGTTTTCCTAAACTCATTAATTCGCCAGTAAAAGAACCCCTGCctcaaataaacaaagaaaaaaacctgTAGCATTCTTGTCTCGGTCGGAAGGGTGGCTGACAAGGAATATAACACAGAGGGAGAGCAAAGGAGGAAGTTGCGTGCCAAAGAGCACAGTGAATACGCTGCGTTGCCTTAGGTTACCAATGCCCTAGAGATGGGAGTCATATTACCATGGGTTATGTTAGTATGAGGACAAATGTAATGCATGTTGAGACAAAGAACCAATGTCACAGCTGAAAAATAGAGCCAATATTTCCAGAATTGACACTGACCCCAACCCCAAATAGGAAATCACATCTTAGGAGCAGTAGTCACTTACTACTGAACATGTTTAAGAACTTCaaattgcaaaaatgttaaaaatctcaTTGCATTTTGCAGTTAGCTTATTTGACCAAATTCAAAAGGCACCTCAGGTGACTTACTGCAGAAAGTTCGGCACTTTTCCGACAGTTGATGCCCCCGATGAGAACCATATTTGGCATGAGAGGCCTAGGGTACTCGAAAGTAAAATCATATCTATGCAACCAGATAGCTCCTCGGCCGAGGATCTCCTGGTACGTCACATTCGCATCCAGGTACCTTGCAGCAAGTTCATCAAAACTGGCGTACATTATTCGACACAGGCCCAACTCTATGCCACTCATGACGAAATTTCGAACACGCTCTACAAAGGTCATTTTATCAGTGCTGCCAGACTGAAACCGAGGTATGTAAGATGGAGGAGAAGGACACTGTGAAGCCAACAGGTCAATGCCACAAGGCATGCCACGGAGGAAGTAGACAGCAGGAAGACCGAGCGCGGTAGCGATAATAGGTCCACAGGGCAGGAAGGGATCGGTGAGCACCAAGTCAAAATTCTCCTCCTTCAGCTTCTTCATTAAAGGCTCGTTGTAAAGCAGCGACTCGCATCCTTGCACCTGCGTTCCTGTGAAGTTCAGCAGACGTCCCACTTGGATATAGATGTCCATCAGTGCAGGGCTACGCTTAAACACATCCTCCTGAAATCCCTTTAAGCTGGTGGACAGCTGCTCCTTGGAGATCTTCACCGGGAAGGTCTCGGTGCGGAAGAGCTCTGAACTCTTGATCAAGATGTTACTCTCGGGCACCAGGACCAGGACGTCATGGCCTTTCCTGGCCAGTTCTGTCGCCAGGACCTTCATGCTGAGCCAGTGGCTGCCTTCAACAGGCATGACCAGCACCCGGCCACCCTGCGCAGGCCTCAGCCAGGCACCCAGCCAGAGCAGC
Proteins encoded in this region:
- the cflara gene encoding CASP8 and FADD-like apoptosis regulator a, with amino-acid sequence MPRTTITSSIYTGSYSEMADGFSNMVHSVIASLKKEEYKTLQYLCTDLFNNICVDEDLRAALLALQTQTQTGDALLMELVFRIKRFDILKKVFATNRQQVEGILKMRSVVSDYRILMADVSEDLQGDDLQTLIFLLNNTLPKERLARATSFLDVVVELEKLDKVSSDNLDLLEKCLRDIHRMDLVKRIQAYKNRGQNVPCAVPKVQKSCKFTPVQCQSQPVKQTQCCSQEFKNLKLSVPETGTQHQQALMAEYIMNPEQRGLCVIIDCVGFDGEMLNQTFQCLGFTVIFHSLLGLKETQKVLEDLTRNRILQRVSCFICCIISRGTDNYLLATDSSSIGIRLEDLRQLFSPTQCPSLCGKPKLFFTQIYRTTQAPNTPSMDDEYLETDAQACRYSRGLRADARAVPVSADDLWSVCRAETKLLEGSGHWSVYLHALNTALLRGRERRMPLLDVMEVVKGNVFSHNQQNPENKYHTEFSQTLRKNLYL
- the LOC127173132 gene encoding UDP-glucuronosyltransferase isoform X3; the encoded protein is MLKKGWLRGLGSGLLLLWLGAWLRPAQGGRVLVMPVEGSHWLSMKVLATELARKGHDVLVLVPESNILIKSSELFRTETFPVKISKEQLSTSLKGFQEDVFKRSPALMDIYIQVGRLLNFTGTQVQGCESLLYNEPLMKKLKEENFDLVLTDPFLPCGPIIATALGLPAVYFLRGMPCGIDLLASQCPSPPSYIPRFQSGSTDKMTFVERVRNFVMSGIELGLCRIMYASFDELAARYLDANVTYQEILGRGAIWLHRYDFTFEYPRPLMPNMVLIGGINCRKSAELSAEVEEFVKGSGEHGIVVFSLGSLVSSMPKEKAAIFFKAFSMIPQRVLWRYTGEIPDNVPENVKLMKWLPQNDLLGHPKAKAFITHGGTHGIYEGICHGVPMVMLPLFGDQGDNVHRMASRGVGVVLSIHDITAETLVDALNTVITDNSYKQRMEKLSAIHNDRPMQPLDLAVYWTEFVMRHKGADHLRPAAHELNWLQYHSLDVIGFLLFIVLIVTLATLKCCALCWRRCCRKSQKRKED